The following are encoded together in the Xanthobacter autotrophicus Py2 genome:
- a CDS encoding cation diffusion facilitator family transporter (TIGRFAM: cation diffusion facilitator family transporter~PFAM: cation efflux protein~KEGG: mhu:Mhun_0344 cation diffusion facilitator family transporter) — MSGSASQKLSFQAMIFTACLFPFYILAATLTNSAAILTDLLATSFDLTALTACWLVLRLAHNSHSGKYAYGLGKLENLAELMIALLQTVLVFIAGSNAIMRIIHPEGVSGAELGLFVTAAAVIGNAILNRKATRLAHETRSPVLAAQARVHLVSAISSGSVFIVTVILSIFQNVTWMYYLDPVASFVVIGFMIYNIFAMLSSSVASLLDQAIDEAGQLRILKVLTSHFDDFDELGDIRTRQFGGKMFVELHLGFEGDWTVAKTRAVVARLTDAVRQEFKQAGDEVDVAVVLIPAHGTEAEAA, encoded by the coding sequence GTGTCGGGTTCGGCGAGCCAGAAATTGTCGTTTCAGGCCATGATCTTCACGGCCTGCCTGTTTCCCTTCTACATTCTCGCGGCCACGCTCACCAATTCGGCGGCGATCCTGACCGACCTGTTGGCGACCTCCTTCGACCTTACCGCGCTGACCGCCTGCTGGCTGGTGCTGCGGCTCGCCCACAATTCCCATTCGGGCAAATATGCCTACGGCCTCGGCAAGCTGGAAAACCTCGCCGAGCTGATGATCGCACTGCTGCAGACGGTGCTGGTCTTCATCGCCGGCTCCAACGCCATCATGCGCATCATCCATCCGGAAGGGGTGAGCGGGGCGGAGCTGGGCCTGTTCGTCACCGCCGCCGCCGTGATCGGCAACGCCATCTTGAATCGCAAGGCCACGCGCCTTGCCCATGAGACCCGCTCGCCGGTGCTGGCGGCGCAGGCCCGGGTGCACCTGGTGTCGGCCATCTCCTCCGGTTCGGTGTTCATCGTCACCGTGATTCTGTCGATCTTCCAGAACGTGACCTGGATGTATTATCTCGATCCGGTGGCGTCGTTCGTCGTCATTGGCTTCATGATCTACAACATCTTCGCCATGCTCTCGAGCTCGGTGGCCTCGCTGCTCGACCAGGCCATCGACGAGGCGGGCCAGCTGCGCATCCTCAAGGTGCTCACCAGCCATTTCGATGATTTCGACGAGCTGGGCGACATCCGCACCCGGCAGTTCGGCGGCAAGATGTTCGTGGAGCTGCACCTCGGCTTCGAGGGCGACTGGACGGTGGCGAAGACGCGCGCCGTGGTCGCCCGGCTGACCGACGCGGTGCGGCAGGAATTCAAGCAGGCCGGCGACGAGGTGGACGTGGCGGTGGTGCTCATTCCCGCCCACGGCACCGAGGCCGAGGCCGCCTGA
- a CDS encoding conserved hypothetical protein (KEGG: bov:BOV_A0825 hypothetical protein) — translation MKLYRYLTGPDDAAFCKRVSAALNKGWQLHGAPTLTFDTVQGRVICGQAIVKEVEGEWSDDVVLSEH, via the coding sequence ATGAAGCTCTACCGCTACCTCACCGGGCCCGACGACGCGGCCTTCTGCAAGCGCGTCTCCGCCGCCCTCAACAAGGGCTGGCAGTTGCACGGCGCGCCCACCCTGACCTTCGATACGGTGCAGGGCCGCGTCATCTGCGGCCAGGCCATCGTCAAGGAGGTGGAGGGCGAGTGGTCCGACGACGTGGTGCTGTCCGAGCACTGA
- a CDS encoding ThiJ/PfpI domain protein (PFAM: ThiJ/PfpI domain protein~KEGG: bte:BTH_II0514 DJ-1/PfpI family protein) produces MSQPAEAPFRIVMLAYPRMTQLDLTGPFEVFARLPGARLEIVAESCKRPVVDVAGLGIMANASFNEVAGCELLFVPGGPGQLELMDDGPALDFLRRMAVQARYVTSVCTGSLILGAAGLLTGYRATSHWLSLDQLALLGAIPVEERVVVDRNRFTGAGVSSGIDLALALAAEIAGEDEARRIALAIEYQPAPAFPPRDKEDPRLVAEVREKTRAFQEKRVAAARRAGERL; encoded by the coding sequence ATGTCCCAGCCCGCCGAGGCCCCGTTCCGCATTGTCATGCTCGCCTACCCGCGCATGACCCAGCTCGATCTCACCGGCCCGTTCGAGGTATTCGCGCGCCTGCCCGGAGCGCGGCTGGAGATCGTGGCCGAGAGCTGCAAGCGGCCAGTGGTGGATGTGGCGGGCCTCGGCATCATGGCCAATGCCAGCTTCAACGAGGTCGCCGGCTGCGAACTCTTGTTCGTGCCCGGCGGCCCTGGCCAGCTGGAGCTGATGGATGACGGGCCGGCGCTGGATTTCCTGCGCCGCATGGCGGTTCAGGCCCGCTATGTCACCTCGGTGTGCACCGGCTCGCTGATTCTCGGCGCCGCCGGCCTGCTCACCGGCTATCGCGCCACCAGCCACTGGCTGTCGCTGGACCAGCTGGCCCTGCTCGGCGCCATCCCGGTGGAGGAGCGGGTGGTGGTGGATCGCAACCGCTTCACCGGGGCCGGGGTCTCCTCCGGCATCGACCTCGCGCTGGCGCTGGCCGCCGAGATCGCCGGGGAGGACGAGGCGCGGCGCATCGCCCTCGCCATCGAATATCAGCCGGCGCCCGCCTTCCCGCCTCGCGACAAGGAGGACCCCCGCCTCGTCGCCGAGGTGCGGGAGAAGACCCGCGCCTTTCAGGAAAAGCGCGTGGCGGCTGCCCGTCGCGCCGGTGAACGGCTCTGA
- a CDS encoding Citryl-CoA lyase (PFAM: HpcH/HpaI aldolase~KEGG: bja:bll0499 citrate lyase beta subunit) has protein sequence MGAEAGAAIAIRPRRSVLYMPGSNARALEKARTLPADAVILDLEDAVAPDAKAEARARIVDTVKAGGFGPREVVIRINGLDTPWGSDDLEAAAGAAPDAILVPKVQTVEQLVTVGRRLEALKVPQTTRVWAMIETPLAILDIKAIAQAAQDPLTRLTVFVLGTNDLAKETRAALVPGRAPMVGWLSLVVAAARVYGVDVLDGVWNQFQDLDGFKAESAQAVEFGMDGKTLIHPSQIEPCNIAFSPPEAEVARARAIIAAFALPENAGKGVITLDGRMVELLHAEMAKRTVALADAIAARA, from the coding sequence ATGGGTGCCGAAGCTGGAGCCGCCATTGCCATCCGCCCGCGCCGCAGCGTGCTCTACATGCCGGGCTCCAATGCCCGCGCGCTGGAAAAGGCCCGCACCCTGCCCGCCGACGCGGTGATCCTGGACCTTGAGGACGCGGTGGCCCCCGATGCCAAGGCGGAAGCCCGCGCCCGCATCGTGGATACGGTGAAGGCCGGCGGCTTCGGCCCCCGCGAGGTGGTCATCCGCATCAACGGCCTCGACACGCCGTGGGGCTCTGACGACCTGGAGGCCGCCGCCGGCGCTGCGCCCGACGCCATCCTGGTGCCCAAGGTGCAGACCGTGGAGCAGCTGGTCACGGTGGGCCGCCGGCTGGAGGCGCTGAAGGTGCCGCAGACCACGCGGGTCTGGGCCATGATCGAGACCCCGCTCGCCATCCTCGACATCAAGGCCATCGCCCAGGCGGCGCAGGACCCGCTGACCCGGCTCACGGTGTTCGTGCTCGGCACCAACGACCTCGCCAAGGAGACGCGGGCGGCGCTGGTGCCCGGCCGCGCGCCCATGGTGGGCTGGCTGAGCCTGGTGGTGGCCGCCGCGCGGGTCTATGGCGTGGACGTGCTCGACGGGGTGTGGAACCAGTTCCAGGACCTCGACGGCTTCAAGGCCGAATCCGCGCAGGCGGTGGAATTCGGCATGGACGGCAAGACCCTGATCCATCCGAGCCAGATCGAGCCCTGCAACATCGCCTTTTCGCCGCCCGAGGCGGAAGTGGCCCGCGCCCGCGCCATCATCGCCGCCTTCGCGCTGCCGGAGAATGCGGGCAAGGGCGTCATCACCCTTGACGGGCGCATGGTGGAACTGCTCCACGCCGAGATGGCCAAGCGCACGGTGGCCCTCGCCGACGCCATCGCCGCCCGCGCCTGA
- a CDS encoding protein of unknown function DUF459 (PFAM: protein of unknown function DUF459~KEGG: mlo:mlr3028 hypothetical protein), protein MCRQVQIASIDRPVLRPAPDAHRRGPLTASLAPARSKALRAGLAVLVALVTLGLALVSDAGRPALAQADFFSFLRPPATVPRAAPKPQRPAQNSGWWPFQPQPQYEQPQQLPQQQPKRPAAPAEPEGVVYGSADAAVQGKRAAPNQFILVIGDRLAAQLAQGLADSYAPDRARIAVIDNTADDSGYLPTPVDWITRAPDAIAAGRPSVTVVALGSEDLQPIKDGEAFVQPLTERWLELYGKRVDEVLTALRDKAGRVIVTGLAPVANTALSDDYAKLNEVLRTRAARAGLAFANVWDGFVDEDGKYLANGPAVDGQRRRLRFNDGVRFTRAGGRKLAFFVQKDINRMLEEPGKAQPGADLPNPASSRPAALAGPPVPAKTPDPMAVSAGAKAASRVLKDGIAPAPVRGRADDFSWPPPNAEPAANAPR, encoded by the coding sequence ATGTGCCGTCAGGTTCAGATCGCATCCATTGACCGCCCGGTGTTGCGTCCGGCGCCCGATGCCCACCGCCGTGGCCCGCTGACGGCAAGCTTGGCGCCGGCGCGATCCAAGGCGCTGCGCGCAGGCCTCGCCGTGCTCGTGGCGCTCGTCACCCTGGGCCTTGCCCTCGTGAGCGATGCTGGACGGCCGGCCCTCGCCCAGGCCGATTTCTTTTCCTTCCTGCGCCCCCCCGCCACGGTTCCGCGGGCGGCGCCCAAGCCGCAGCGGCCGGCCCAGAACTCCGGCTGGTGGCCGTTCCAGCCCCAGCCCCAGTACGAGCAGCCGCAGCAGTTGCCGCAGCAGCAGCCCAAGCGTCCGGCCGCGCCTGCCGAGCCGGAGGGCGTGGTCTACGGCTCGGCCGATGCCGCCGTGCAAGGCAAGCGCGCCGCGCCCAACCAGTTCATCCTGGTGATCGGTGACCGGCTCGCAGCCCAGCTGGCCCAGGGCCTTGCCGATTCCTACGCTCCCGATCGCGCCCGAATCGCGGTGATCGACAACACCGCCGACGACAGCGGCTATCTGCCCACGCCCGTGGACTGGATCACCCGCGCCCCCGACGCCATAGCCGCCGGCCGCCCCTCGGTGACGGTGGTCGCCCTCGGCTCCGAGGATCTCCAGCCCATCAAGGACGGGGAGGCCTTCGTCCAGCCTCTCACCGAGCGCTGGCTGGAGCTTTATGGCAAGCGCGTGGACGAGGTGCTGACGGCGCTGCGCGACAAGGCCGGCCGGGTCATCGTCACCGGCCTCGCGCCGGTGGCCAACACCGCCCTCTCCGACGATTACGCCAAGCTCAACGAGGTCCTGCGCACCCGCGCCGCGCGGGCGGGCCTTGCCTTCGCCAATGTGTGGGACGGCTTCGTTGACGAGGACGGCAAATATCTCGCCAACGGCCCGGCGGTCGACGGCCAGCGCCGACGCCTGCGTTTCAACGACGGTGTGCGCTTCACCCGCGCCGGCGGGCGCAAGCTCGCCTTCTTCGTGCAGAAGGACATCAACCGCATGCTGGAGGAGCCGGGCAAGGCCCAGCCCGGCGCCGACCTCCCCAATCCCGCCAGTTCCCGGCCCGCCGCCCTCGCCGGCCCCCCGGTGCCGGCCAAGACCCCCGACCCCATGGCGGTATCGGCCGGCGCCAAAGCCGCCTCCCGGGTGCTGAAGGACGGCATCGCCCCTGCCCCCGTACGCGGCCGGGCCGACGATTTCTCCTGGCCCCCGCCCAACGCCGAGCCCGCCGCTAACGCGCCACGATAG
- a CDS encoding H+transporting two-sector ATPase B/B' subunit (PFAM: H+transporting two-sector ATPase B/B' subunit~KEGG: rpb:RPB_4574 H+-transporting two-sector ATPase, B/B' subunit), giving the protein MNEMSLAELWVAVAFLLFVGILIYVGAHRAIGSALDSRGQRIAAELEEARRLKEEAQKLVAEFKRKQREAEAEAESIVTAAKAEAERLASEAKAKLEDFVTRRTKMAEDKIAQAELQAVADVKAIAADAAAKAAEVLLGSAARGDVGDRLISNAIGEVKTKLN; this is encoded by the coding sequence ATGAACGAGATGAGTCTGGCCGAGCTTTGGGTCGCCGTCGCCTTTCTGCTCTTCGTCGGCATCCTGATTTATGTGGGCGCCCACCGCGCCATCGGGTCGGCCCTCGACAGCCGCGGCCAGCGCATCGCCGCCGAGCTGGAGGAAGCCCGCCGTCTCAAGGAAGAGGCCCAGAAGCTGGTGGCCGAGTTCAAGCGCAAGCAGCGCGAGGCCGAGGCCGAGGCCGAATCCATCGTCACCGCCGCCAAGGCGGAGGCCGAGCGCCTCGCCTCCGAGGCCAAGGCCAAGCTTGAGGATTTCGTCACCCGCCGTACCAAGATGGCGGAAGACAAGATCGCCCAGGCCGAGCTTCAGGCCGTGGCCGACGTGAAGGCCATCGCAGCCGACGCCGCCGCCAAGGCCGCCGAAGTCCTGCTGGGCTCCGCCGCGCGGGGCGATGTGGGCGACCGCCTCATCTCCAACGCCATCGGCGAAGTGAAGACCAAGCTGAACTGA
- a CDS encoding H+transporting two-sector ATPase B/B' subunit (PFAM: H+transporting two-sector ATPase B/B' subunit; ATPase F0 complex subunit 8~KEGG: bra:BRADO6688 ATP synthase subunit B', membrane-bound, F0 sector) translates to MVAQAAPPAGTAGQGTHEAASAAHGAAAAHGAAEEGHGKKSHFPPFDATTFASQLLWLVLSFGLLYLLMSRVALPRIGRILEERHDRIADDLEEAAKHKAESEAAQASYEKALAEARAKANAIAGETRNRLAADSEANRKSLEAGLAVKLATAEQSIASTKTEALTHVRGIAVDATHAIVSTLIGSSPAQSDVEKAVDVALVKKDAA, encoded by the coding sequence GTGGTCGCGCAGGCGGCCCCGCCGGCCGGAACCGCAGGCCAGGGCACCCATGAGGCGGCTTCGGCGGCTCATGGCGCTGCAGCGGCTCACGGCGCTGCGGAAGAAGGGCATGGCAAGAAGAGCCATTTCCCGCCCTTCGACGCCACCACCTTCGCCTCCCAGCTGCTCTGGCTCGTCCTGAGCTTCGGCCTCCTCTACCTCCTGATGAGCCGCGTGGCCCTGCCGCGCATCGGCCGCATCCTGGAGGAGCGCCACGACCGCATCGCCGACGACCTCGAGGAAGCGGCGAAGCACAAGGCCGAGAGCGAGGCCGCGCAGGCCTCCTACGAGAAGGCCCTCGCCGAGGCGCGCGCCAAGGCCAATGCCATCGCCGGCGAAACCCGCAACCGGCTCGCCGCCGATTCCGAAGCCAACCGCAAGTCGCTCGAAGCCGGCCTCGCCGTCAAGCTGGCGACTGCCGAGCAGAGCATCGCCTCCACCAAGACCGAGGCCCTCACCCATGTGCGGGGCATCGCGGTGGACGCAACCCACGCCATCGTCTCGACCCTCATCGGCTCCAGCCCGGCGCAGTCCGATGTGGAAAAGGCCGTGGACGTGGCGCTCGTCAAGAAGGACGCGGCCTGA
- a CDS encoding H+transporting two-sector ATPase C subunit (PFAM: H+transporting two-sector ATPase C subunit~KEGG: mes:Meso_0697 H+-transporting two-sector ATPase, C subunit): protein MDPAAGKFIGAGLACLGMGLAAVGVGNIFGNFLSGALRNPSAADGQFARAFIGAALAEGLGIFALVVALVLLFVA, encoded by the coding sequence ATGGATCCCGCAGCTGGAAAGTTCATCGGTGCCGGTCTCGCCTGCCTCGGTATGGGTCTCGCCGCCGTCGGCGTCGGTAACATCTTCGGCAACTTCCTCTCCGGCGCCCTGCGCAACCCGTCGGCGGCCGACGGCCAGTTCGCCCGCGCCTTCATCGGCGCGGCGCTCGCGGAAGGTCTCGGCATCTTCGCGCTCGTCGTCGCCCTCGTCCTCCTGTTCGTGGCCTGA
- a CDS encoding ATP synthase F0, A subunit (TIGRFAM: ATP synthase F0, A subunit~PFAM: H+transporting two-sector ATPase A subunit~KEGG: mes:Meso_0696 ATP synthase F0, A subunit), translating to MTVDPIHQFEIKRYVDLLNFGGVQFSFTNAALFMFGIVAIIFFFLTFATRGRTLVPGRAQSAAEMSYEFIAKMVRDSAGSEGMVFFPLVFSLFTFVLVSNVVGLIPYTFTVTAHLIVTAAMALLVIGTVIVYGFVRHGTHFLHLFVPSGVPAFLLPFLVVIEVVSFLSRPISLSLRLFANMLAGHIALKVFAFFVVGLASAGVVGWFGATLPFFMIVALYALELLVAMLQAYVFAVLTSIYLNDAIHPGH from the coding sequence ATGACCGTCGATCCGATCCACCAGTTCGAGATCAAGCGCTACGTGGACCTGCTGAATTTCGGCGGCGTGCAGTTCTCCTTCACGAACGCCGCGCTGTTCATGTTCGGCATCGTAGCTATCATCTTCTTCTTCCTCACCTTCGCCACGCGCGGCCGCACCCTGGTGCCGGGCCGGGCCCAGTCGGCGGCGGAGATGAGCTACGAATTCATCGCCAAGATGGTGCGCGATTCGGCCGGCTCGGAAGGCATGGTGTTCTTCCCGCTGGTGTTCTCGCTCTTCACCTTCGTGCTGGTGTCGAACGTGGTGGGGCTCATTCCCTACACCTTCACCGTCACCGCCCATCTGATCGTCACCGCCGCCATGGCGCTGCTGGTGATCGGCACGGTCATCGTCTACGGCTTCGTGCGCCACGGCACCCACTTCCTGCACCTGTTCGTGCCGTCGGGCGTGCCGGCCTTCCTGCTGCCGTTCCTGGTGGTGATCGAGGTGGTGTCCTTCCTCTCGCGTCCCATCAGCCTGTCGCTGCGTCTGTTCGCCAACATGCTGGCGGGCCATATCGCCCTGAAGGTGTTCGCCTTCTTCGTGGTGGGTCTCGCTTCGGCCGGCGTGGTCGGCTGGTTCGGCGCCACCCTGCCCTTCTTCATGATCGTGGCGCTCTACGCCCTCGAACTTCTGGTCGCGATGCTGCAGGCCTACGTGTTCGCGGTGCTCACCTCGATCTACCTCAACGACGCGATCCATCCCGGTCACTGA
- a CDS encoding FoF1 ATP synthase, subunit I (KEGG: rpe:RPE_4780 FoF1 ATP synthase, subunit I), with protein sequence MSGPDDASHGGTKGPGGADDSRPSDTELSARLEQLNTSLGQVRSKTEVPEPKGRDTSSSSGAALAFRLGAEFVSGVLVGSLIGYGIDRFFSIAPWGMIVFTLFGFAAGVTNMLRASGEGRNRGKTGT encoded by the coding sequence ATGTCGGGACCTGACGACGCCTCCCACGGGGGGACCAAAGGACCCGGCGGGGCGGACGACTCCCGGCCCAGCGACACCGAGCTTTCCGCAAGGCTCGAGCAGCTCAACACATCGTTGGGCCAGGTTCGCTCGAAGACCGAGGTCCCCGAACCGAAAGGCCGGGACACCTCGTCCTCCTCGGGCGCCGCGCTTGCCTTCCGGCTGGGTGCGGAATTCGTGTCGGGCGTTCTGGTGGGCTCGCTCATCGGTTACGGCATCGACCGTTTCTTCTCGATCGCGCCCTGGGGCATGATCGTGTTCACGCTGTTCGGCTTCGCCGCCGGTGTGACCAATATGCTGCGGGCCTCCGGCGAAGGCCGGAACCGTGGCAAGACCGGGACCTGA